A single region of the Bacteroides luhongzhouii genome encodes:
- the gpmI gene encoding 2,3-bisphosphoglycerate-independent phosphoglycerate mutase — protein sequence MSKKALLMILDGWGLGDQKKDDVIFNTPTPYWDYLMSTYPHSQLQASGENVGLPDGQMGNSEVGHLNIGAGRVVYQDLVKINRACADNSIMKNPEIVSAFSYAKENGKSVHFMGLTSNGGVHSSLVHLFKLCDIAKEYNINNTFIHCFMDGRDTDPKSGKGFIEELSAHCEKSAGKIASIIGRYYAMDRDKRWERVKEAYDLLVNGVGKKATDMVQAMQESYDEGVTDEFIKPIVNANCDGTIKEGDVVIFFNYRNDRAKELTVVLTQQDMPEAGMHTIPGLQYYCMTPYDASFKGVHILFDKENVSNTLGEYLASKGLSQLHIAETEKYAHVTFFFNGGRETPFDNEERILVPSPKVATYDLKPEMSAFEVKDKLVAAINENKYDFIVVNFANGDMVGHTGIYEAIEKAVVAVDACVKDVIEAAKAQDYEAIIIADHGNADHALNEDGTPNTAHSLNPVPCVYVTENKAAKVEDGRLADVAPTILKIMGLTVPAEMDGNVLIK from the coding sequence ATGAGTAAGAAAGCCCTTTTAATGATCCTCGATGGTTGGGGATTAGGTGACCAAAAGAAAGACGACGTAATCTTCAACACTCCCACTCCTTATTGGGATTATCTGATGAGTACTTATCCTCACTCTCAACTTCAGGCAAGCGGTGAAAACGTAGGTTTACCTGACGGACAGATGGGTAACTCGGAAGTAGGTCACTTGAATATCGGTGCCGGACGCGTAGTTTATCAGGATTTGGTGAAAATCAATCGTGCATGTGCGGACAACAGCATCATGAAAAATCCTGAAATCGTTTCAGCTTTCTCTTATGCAAAAGAAAACGGCAAGAGTGTTCACTTTATGGGGCTGACTTCTAACGGTGGTGTACACAGCTCACTCGTTCATCTCTTCAAACTTTGCGATATCGCAAAAGAATACAACATCAACAATACATTTATCCACTGTTTCATGGATGGTCGCGATACTGACCCGAAAAGTGGTAAAGGTTTTATCGAAGAACTTTCTGCACACTGCGAGAAATCAGCTGGCAAGATTGCTTCTATCATCGGCCGTTATTACGCTATGGACCGTGACAAGCGTTGGGAGCGTGTAAAAGAAGCATACGACCTGCTCGTAAACGGTGTAGGTAAGAAAGCTACTGATATGGTTCAGGCAATGCAAGAATCTTACGACGAAGGCGTGACAGACGAATTCATCAAACCGATTGTAAACGCTAACTGCGACGGAACAATCAAAGAAGGTGATGTAGTGATCTTCTTCAACTACCGTAACGACCGTGCCAAAGAGTTGACTGTCGTACTGACTCAACAAGATATGCCGGAAGCTGGCATGCATACCATCCCAGGTTTGCAATATTACTGTATGACTCCGTATGATGCATCTTTCAAAGGTGTTCATATCTTGTTCGACAAAGAAAACGTATCCAACACATTGGGCGAATATCTTGCTTCCAAAGGCTTGAGTCAACTTCATATCGCTGAAACAGAAAAGTATGCTCACGTAACATTCTTCTTCAACGGTGGACGTGAAACTCCGTTCGACAATGAAGAACGTATCCTTGTTCCTTCTCCAAAGGTTGCTACTTACGACTTGAAGCCGGAAATGAGCGCTTTCGAAGTAAAAGATAAATTGGTGGCTGCCATCAACGAGAACAAATATGATTTCATTGTAGTGAATTTCGCTAACGGTGACATGGTTGGTCATACCGGTATTTACGAAGCAATCGAGAAAGCGGTTGTTGCTGTAGACGCTTGCGTGAAAGATGTAATTGAAGCAGCTAAAGCACAAGATTACGAAGCAATTATCATTGCCGATCATGGTAATGCTGATCATGCTTTGAACGAAGACGGTACTCCGAACACAGCTCACTCTTTGAACCCTGTTCCTTGCGTTTACGTGACAGAGAACAAGGCTGCGAAAGTAGAGGATGGCCGTTTGGCAGATGTTGCTCCGACTATTCTGAAAATTATGGGGCTGACTGTTCCGGCTGAAATGGACGGAAACGTTTTGATTAAGTAA
- a CDS encoding DUF3109 family protein, with product MIQIGDVVVSLDVFQEKFLCDLGACKGACCVEGDAGAPVELDEVMELEEVLPIIWDELAPEARAVIEEQGVVYTDQEGDLVTSIVNNKDCVFTCYDENGCCYCAIEKAYREGKTDFYKPVSCHLYPIRIGDYGPYKAVNYNRWDVCKAAVLLGKKENLPVYQFLKEPLIRKFGEEWYKELVAVAEELKKQKYI from the coding sequence ATGATACAAATAGGTGATGTAGTAGTGTCTCTTGATGTATTTCAGGAGAAGTTCCTTTGCGATCTGGGCGCCTGCAAGGGGGCTTGTTGCGTTGAAGGTGATGCCGGTGCTCCGGTAGAGCTGGACGAGGTGATGGAGTTGGAAGAAGTTTTGCCGATTATTTGGGATGAACTGGCTCCGGAAGCACGTGCGGTGATTGAAGAGCAAGGAGTGGTATATACGGATCAGGAAGGCGATCTGGTGACTTCTATTGTTAATAATAAGGACTGTGTGTTTACCTGCTACGATGAGAATGGTTGCTGCTACTGCGCTATCGAGAAGGCTTATCGGGAGGGGAAAACAGACTTCTATAAACCGGTTTCTTGTCATCTTTATCCTATCCGGATTGGCGATTACGGGCCTTATAAAGCGGTAAATTACAATCGTTGGGATGTATGTAAGGCAGCGGTTTTGCTAGGGAAAAAAGAGAATCTTCCCGTATATCAGTTTTTGAAAGAGCCTTTAATCCGTAAGTTCGGTGAAGAATGGTACAAAGAGCTGGTTGCTGTTGCTGAAGAACTGAAAAAGCAGAAATATATTTAA
- the gyrB gene encoding DNA topoisomerase (ATP-hydrolyzing) subunit B — MSEEQITPNNGSYSADSIQVLEGLEAVRKRPAMYIGDISVKGLHHLVYEIVDNSIDEALAGYCDHIEVIINEDNSITVQDNGRGIPVDYHEKEKKSALEVAMTVLHAGGKFDKGSYKVSGGLHGVGMSCVNALSTHMTTQVFRNGKIYQQEYEIGKPLYSVKEVGTADITGTRQQFWPDNTIFTETVYDYKILASRLRELAYLNAGLRISLTDRRVVNEDGSFKGEQFYSEEGLREFVRFIESSREHLINDVIYLNSEKQGIPIEVAIMYNTGFSENVHSYVNNINTIEGGTHLAGFRRALTRTLKKYAEDSKMLEKVKVEISGDDFREGLTAVISVKVAEPQFEGQTKTKLGNNEVMGAVDQAVGEVLTYYLEEHPKEAKTIVDKVILAATARHAARKAREMVQRKSPMSGGGLPGKLADCSDKDPSKCELFLVEGDSAGGTAKQGRNRMFQAILPLRGKILNVEKAMYHKALESDEIRNIYTALGVTIGTDEDSKEANIQKLRYHKIIIMTDADVDGSHIDTLIMTFFFRYMPQVIQNGYLYIATPPLYLCKKGKVEEYCWTDAQRQKFIDTYGGGSENAIHTQRYKGLGEMNAQQLWETTMDPENRMLKQVNIDNAAEADYIFSMLMGEDVGPRREFIEENATYANIDT, encoded by the coding sequence ATGAGCGAAGAACAAATCACTCCCAATAACGGGTCTTATTCTGCGGATAGTATCCAAGTATTGGAAGGTCTTGAAGCAGTAAGAAAACGCCCTGCGATGTACATTGGTGACATCAGCGTCAAGGGACTTCACCATTTGGTATACGAAATCGTTGACAACTCTATCGACGAAGCATTGGCCGGCTATTGCGACCATATCGAAGTAATAATCAACGAAGACAATTCAATCACAGTACAGGACAACGGACGCGGTATTCCGGTTGACTATCACGAGAAAGAAAAGAAGTCGGCACTGGAAGTTGCCATGACCGTACTGCATGCCGGAGGTAAATTCGACAAGGGTTCTTACAAAGTATCCGGAGGTTTGCACGGTGTAGGTATGTCGTGCGTAAACGCGTTGTCTACCCACATGACTACACAAGTATTCCGTAATGGTAAAATCTATCAGCAGGAATATGAGATCGGTAAACCGCTTTATTCTGTAAAAGAAGTCGGTACAGCTGACATCACAGGAACCCGCCAGCAATTCTGGCCGGATAATACCATCTTTACTGAAACGGTATACGACTACAAGATTCTGGCTTCACGCCTGCGCGAATTGGCTTATCTGAACGCTGGTCTCCGTATCTCCCTGACTGACCGCCGGGTTGTGAACGAAGACGGAAGTTTCAAGGGCGAACAGTTCTATTCAGAAGAAGGCTTGAGAGAGTTCGTGCGTTTTATCGAGTCTTCACGCGAGCACTTGATTAACGATGTTATCTATCTGAACTCGGAAAAGCAGGGAATTCCTATTGAAGTGGCTATCATGTACAATACCGGATTCTCCGAAAACGTTCACTCATACGTCAACAATATCAACACCATTGAAGGTGGTACACACTTGGCAGGTTTCCGCCGTGCGCTGACTCGTACGTTGAAGAAATACGCCGAAGACAGCAAGATGCTGGAAAAGGTGAAAGTTGAAATCTCGGGAGATGACTTCCGTGAAGGTTTGACTGCTGTTATTTCTGTAAAGGTGGCTGAACCACAGTTTGAAGGACAGACTAAAACGAAGTTGGGTAACAACGAAGTGATGGGTGCTGTTGACCAGGCAGTGGGCGAAGTATTAACATATTATCTGGAAGAACATCCGAAGGAAGCAAAAACGATTGTTGACAAAGTGATTCTTGCCGCTACCGCACGTCACGCCGCAAGAAAAGCCCGTGAAATGGTACAACGCAAGTCACCGATGTCAGGTGGTGGCCTGCCGGGTAAGTTGGCCGACTGTTCGGATAAGGATCCTTCAAAATGTGAATTGTTCCTCGTCGAGGGAGACTCGGCAGGTGGTACTGCCAAGCAGGGACGTAACCGTATGTTCCAGGCTATTCTCCCATTACGCGGTAAGATTCTGAACGTAGAAAAAGCCATGTATCACAAAGCTCTGGAAAGTGATGAAATCCGCAATATCTACACAGCTCTCGGTGTGACTATCGGAACTGACGAAGACAGCAAAGAAGCAAACATACAGAAGTTGCGTTATCATAAGATCATCATCATGACCGATGCCGACGTCGATGGTTCTCACATCGACACACTGATCATGACGTTCTTCTTCCGTTACATGCCGCAAGTTATCCAGAACGGTTATCTGTACATCGCCACTCCCCCGCTCTACCTCTGCAAAAAGGGTAAAGTAGAAGAGTATTGCTGGACAGACGCACAACGCCAAAAGTTTATTGACACTTACGGTGGTGGTTCAGAAAATGCAATTCATACACAACGTTACAAAGGTTTGGGTGAAATGAACGCCCAGCAGTTGTGGGAAACTACTATGGACCCTGAAAACCGTATGCTGAAGCAAGTAAATATTGACAACGCCGCAGAAGCCGATTATATCTTCTCTATGTTGATGGGTGAAGATGTAGGGCCGCGCCGCGAGTTTATTGAAGAGAATGCAACGTATGCAAATATCGATACATAA
- the rpsT gene encoding 30S ribosomal protein S20 — protein MANHKSSLKRIRQEETRRLHNRYYGKTMRNAVRKLRATTDKAEAVAMYPGITKMLDKLAKVNIIHKNKANNLKSKLALYINKLA, from the coding sequence ATGGCAAATCATAAATCATCACTGAAAAGAATCAGACAAGAAGAGACAAGAAGACTTCATAACAGATATTATGGCAAAACCATGAGAAATGCTGTTAGAAAGCTTCGTGCAACTACTGATAAAGCAGAAGCAGTTGCAATGTACCCAGGCATTACAAAGATGTTGGATAAGTTGGCTAAAGTGAATATCATTCACAAAAACAAAGCTAACAATCTGAAATCTAAGTTGGCTCTTTACATCAACAAGCTCGCTTAA
- the recO gene encoding DNA repair protein RecO — translation MLQKTKGIVLHTLKYNDTSIIVDMYTELSGRASFLVAVPRSRKAAVKSVLFQPLSFIEFEADYRPNATLYRVKEAKSFYPFSSIPYDPYKSSMALFLSEFLYRAVREETENRPLFAYLQHSIIWLDECEDGFANFHLVFLMRLSRFLGLYPNLEDYHTGDYFDLLNACFTSIRPQLHSSYINPEEAARLRQLMRMNYETMHLFGMSRAERTRCLTIMNDYYRLHLPDFPALKSLEVLKELFD, via the coding sequence ATGCTGCAAAAAACGAAAGGAATAGTTCTTCATACATTAAAATACAATGATACATCTATCATTGTGGATATGTATACAGAGTTGTCCGGCAGGGCTTCTTTCCTTGTAGCAGTACCCCGTTCGCGGAAAGCGGCTGTAAAATCCGTACTTTTCCAGCCGTTGTCTTTTATTGAGTTCGAGGCCGACTATCGCCCCAACGCAACTCTCTATCGTGTGAAGGAAGCGAAATCCTTTTATCCTTTTTCTTCCATTCCTTATGATCCGTATAAATCTTCAATGGCACTTTTCCTGTCGGAGTTTCTTTACAGGGCTGTTCGGGAGGAGACGGAGAACCGCCCGTTATTTGCTTATCTGCAACATTCCATCATTTGGCTGGACGAGTGTGAAGACGGTTTTGCCAATTTCCATCTGGTTTTCCTGATGCGTCTTTCCCGTTTCTTGGGACTTTATCCGAATCTGGAAGATTATCATACCGGCGATTACTTTGATTTATTGAATGCCTGCTTTACTTCTATTCGTCCCCAACTACATTCCTCTTATATCAATCCCGAAGAGGCTGCCCGTCTCCGTCAACTGATGCGCATGAACTATGAGACAATGCATCTCTTTGGCATGAGCCGTGCGGAGCGTACCCGTTGCCTGACAATTATGAATGATTATTACCGCTTGCATCTGCCGGACTTCCCGGCATTGAAATCACTGGAGGTATTGAAAGAACTGTTTGATTAA
- a CDS encoding acyloxyacyl hydrolase, which produces MIRNRNAIRLLCLLCLLVHPAINANLEAQTITGQRNDSVSHPLIRHQLGFDIRPGYIVSTHSFLQGDNVQQKKIDQSFSFHLKYAFRFSKESNLGRLFPHTYQGIGVSYHTFFSPVELGNPVSVYAFQGSRIAQLSPRLSLDYEWNFGASFGWKKYDELSNPQNVLVGSKINAYINLGFLLNWQVHRYWKLAAGVDLTHFSNGNTHYPNGGLNVIGGRIGIVRTLGADESLGSIAPGRLFIKPHVSYDLVIYGATRKRGLIGDDVSSMIPGSFGVAGINFAPMYNFNNYFRAGLSADAQYDESANLKEYRVGEFYSSNLKFHRPPFRKQFAMGVSLRAELVMPVFSINVGVGRNLIYSGDDTKGFYQILALKTYVTRHLFLHVGYQLSKFKDPNNLMLGLGYRFHDKR; this is translated from the coding sequence ATGATTAGAAATAGGAACGCCATACGGTTGCTGTGCCTCCTTTGCCTCCTGGTACATCCGGCAATCAACGCAAATCTGGAAGCCCAGACAATCACCGGACAACGGAATGACAGCGTCAGCCATCCTCTGATCCGCCATCAGCTTGGCTTCGACATCCGTCCGGGCTATATCGTTTCTACCCATAGTTTTCTGCAAGGAGACAATGTGCAGCAAAAGAAAATCGACCAATCGTTTTCCTTCCATCTCAAGTACGCTTTCAGATTCAGTAAAGAATCCAATCTCGGCAGGCTCTTTCCTCATACCTATCAGGGTATTGGCGTTTCCTACCATACCTTTTTTAGTCCCGTTGAATTGGGAAATCCGGTGTCGGTATACGCTTTTCAAGGGTCACGTATCGCGCAACTGTCGCCCCGTCTGTCGCTTGATTACGAATGGAACTTCGGAGCTTCTTTTGGCTGGAAGAAATATGACGAACTATCCAATCCGCAAAACGTGCTGGTTGGCTCCAAGATCAATGCATACATCAATCTCGGCTTTTTGCTGAACTGGCAAGTTCACAGGTACTGGAAACTGGCGGCGGGTGTAGATCTTACCCATTTTTCCAACGGAAACACGCATTATCCTAATGGGGGCCTTAATGTTATTGGAGGAAGAATCGGCATCGTACGTACTTTGGGCGCGGATGAGTCGCTCGGTTCCATCGCTCCCGGACGGCTCTTTATAAAGCCTCATGTCAGCTATGACTTGGTGATCTACGGAGCCACCCGCAAAAGGGGACTGATTGGAGACGATGTATCGAGTATGATTCCCGGTTCGTTCGGCGTGGCGGGCATCAATTTCGCCCCGATGTATAATTTCAACAACTATTTTCGGGCAGGGCTTTCTGCGGATGCGCAATATGATGAGAGTGCCAATCTCAAGGAGTATAGAGTGGGCGAGTTTTACTCGAGCAATTTGAAGTTTCATCGTCCTCCTTTCCGTAAGCAATTTGCCATGGGGGTATCTCTTCGGGCAGAACTGGTGATGCCTGTTTTCTCTATCAATGTCGGTGTCGGTAGGAACCTGATATACAGCGGTGATGATACGAAAGGGTTTTACCAGATTTTAGCTCTCAAGACTTATGTCACCCGTCATTTGTTTCTACACGTGGGATATCAGTTGAGTAAATTTAAAGACCCCAACAATCTGATGTTGGGGCTTGGATATAGATTTCATGATAAACGATGA
- a CDS encoding C10 family peptidase has protein sequence MRKNIFICIIFAVSISACTEELDKEINIKANSSLYDLSESEALTIAKTFHESVTSEPRTRDNNTAFGIKSTYRLHASEKTRALSSEKLPLIYEIEINNGPENGRIIVSGDKRFQEVLAYIPSFNDSVYQVSLGPNVMMQMAKNTLLDKIQNYKNKLSTRSYPVDPIPGEVSVMIVPFCSTQWSQSAPHNRLLPKAWVQYAEGVGSRPGSAWYDNYYTGEAVISIAQAMAYLQPYISINGVYMNWETLIMERNDTTPKWWELAGILSKYIYDTIGTYPVWGKAYDDKWSQSSIVNAVVAMETPTNKISAALNSSQCGLICDKDQSWNLDVVKKSLLSLYPVLVGDQNRLAFLVDGYAINEDNSTYLHCNFSKNTNFDGYFLVNNDGRITFELNGLKYKDVNLGIIANIRNK, from the coding sequence ATGAGAAAAAACATATTTATATGTATCATTTTTGCTGTATCAATTTCAGCATGTACAGAGGAACTAGACAAAGAGATTAATATAAAAGCTAATAGTAGTCTTTATGATTTGTCAGAAAGTGAGGCACTTACAATTGCCAAAACGTTTCACGAATCTGTAACATCCGAACCACGAACTAGAGATAATAATACTGCATTTGGTATAAAAAGTACATATAGGCTACACGCTTCTGAAAAAACAAGAGCTTTATCAAGTGAAAAACTCCCCTTAATTTATGAAATAGAAATAAATAACGGTCCGGAGAATGGGAGAATTATTGTTTCCGGAGATAAAAGATTCCAAGAAGTACTCGCATATATACCGTCATTCAATGATTCAGTTTATCAAGTCTCCTTAGGACCGAATGTTATGATGCAAATGGCGAAGAATACTTTATTGGATAAAATCCAAAACTATAAGAACAAATTGTCTACACGTTCTTACCCTGTTGATCCTATACCAGGAGAAGTAAGTGTGATGATTGTACCTTTCTGTAGCACCCAATGGTCACAAAGTGCACCACACAATCGTTTATTACCCAAAGCATGGGTACAATATGCTGAAGGAGTCGGAAGTAGACCGGGATCGGCATGGTATGATAACTATTATACAGGAGAAGCCGTTATAAGCATTGCTCAAGCAATGGCATACCTACAACCATATATAAGTATTAACGGAGTGTATATGAATTGGGAAACATTAATTATGGAGAGAAACGACACAACACCCAAATGGTGGGAGTTAGCAGGAATTTTATCCAAATACATATATGACACTATTGGAACATATCCAGTATGGGGCAAAGCCTACGATGACAAATGGTCACAATCTTCTATTGTAAATGCTGTTGTTGCCATGGAAACTCCAACAAATAAAATATCCGCAGCTTTAAACTCTTCTCAATGTGGCCTGATTTGCGATAAAGATCAGAGTTGGAATCTAGATGTAGTGAAAAAGTCGCTACTTTCTCTATATCCTGTTTTAGTAGGAGATCAAAATAGGCTTGCTTTTCTAGTGGATGGTTATGCAATTAATGAAGATAACTCAACTTATCTCCATTGCAACTTTAGTAAAAACACAAATTTTGATGGATATTTCTTAGTTAATAATGACGGAAGAATTACATTTGAACTTAATGGATTAAAATATAAAGATGTAAATCTTGGGATAATCGCCAACATAAGAAACAAATAG
- a CDS encoding C10 family peptidase: MPKNKYFLYTLIASFLLLSCTDTNVISNFNEKNTESDKIILTPEEFTSIAYDAPQELSDEEITNVISDFKNNIETKKVATTRNSKLSKVAIKKKYYITQNNNIIETITTTRSSIPNELAVPIFNVELANDDGSKSLAVVCGDERMPEVLFYTDNYCPDSETDNRIGYLLEVSKKNILLDIQHIEDIKSTKRDSTLYKIAQQLNIPQREVSYQNIKDQIITTDEVSTRNNNPGNPAGGVEKPKSEVVGFVNPLSKVEWSQNTPYNSAMPVMMIFDDVNSEYEGHIVVGCANLAIGMLFSIIKPAMSIKDNQKVDWNYVTSVDHIVSKPWQPELSSPQDLIDMISGLLYKIYVDTGSHPAYEDKVLQDIETGSKYTKSVITQTETSTPNMINYLRSMTNFSGDQKTKFDGNLAKQSLFERKPVFLFGSGHIVDKDGNITGKLGGHAWLIDGVVITRHPRRAGYYHYWSVNIGWGIGSKAYFRTSNDLQDCDVIFKTKKEYVAYYTQEMTMLYNITRK, encoded by the coding sequence ATGCCAAAGAATAAATATTTCTTATACACACTTATTGCTTCATTTCTTCTTTTATCATGCACAGATACTAACGTTATCAGCAACTTTAATGAGAAAAACACAGAGAGCGATAAGATCATTTTAACCCCGGAGGAGTTTACCAGTATTGCGTATGATGCTCCCCAAGAACTATCTGACGAGGAAATAACCAATGTTATCTCTGATTTTAAGAATAATATAGAAACTAAAAAAGTAGCTACTACACGAAACTCAAAACTATCAAAAGTGGCTATTAAAAAGAAGTATTATATTACCCAAAATAACAATATTATTGAAACCATAACTACAACTCGTTCATCAATACCCAATGAACTCGCTGTACCTATATTTAATGTTGAGTTAGCCAACGATGATGGCAGCAAAAGTCTGGCAGTAGTATGTGGTGATGAAAGAATGCCCGAAGTCCTTTTCTATACAGACAATTATTGCCCAGATAGTGAAACTGATAATAGGATAGGTTACTTACTGGAAGTATCCAAAAAGAATATCCTTTTAGATATCCAACACATAGAAGATATAAAGTCTACTAAAAGAGATTCTACCCTCTATAAAATCGCCCAACAACTAAACATTCCCCAAAGAGAAGTATCTTATCAAAATATTAAAGACCAAATTATAACTACTGATGAAGTATCTACCAGAAATAATAATCCGGGAAATCCAGCCGGAGGTGTAGAAAAGCCCAAATCAGAAGTAGTAGGTTTTGTTAATCCCTTATCGAAAGTCGAATGGTCACAAAATACTCCATACAATTCTGCGATGCCTGTAATGATGATTTTTGATGACGTCAATAGCGAATATGAAGGGCATATAGTAGTAGGATGTGCTAATCTCGCAATAGGAATGTTATTTAGTATAATAAAACCTGCCATGTCTATAAAAGATAACCAAAAAGTAGATTGGAACTATGTGACTTCAGTAGATCATATTGTCAGTAAGCCATGGCAACCAGAATTAAGTTCACCACAAGATTTAATAGATATGATTTCCGGCTTATTGTATAAAATATATGTAGATACAGGCTCACACCCTGCATATGAAGATAAAGTATTGCAAGATATCGAAACAGGTAGTAAATACACAAAGTCCGTAATTACGCAAACAGAAACTTCTACTCCCAATATGATAAATTACTTAAGAAGCATGACTAATTTTTCGGGAGATCAAAAAACTAAATTTGACGGAAATCTTGCCAAGCAATCTTTATTTGAAAGAAAACCTGTTTTCCTATTTGGTTCAGGGCATATAGTAGATAAAGATGGTAATATAACTGGAAAACTTGGAGGGCATGCATGGTTAATAGATGGAGTGGTTATTACCAGACATCCTCGACGTGCAGGGTACTACCATTATTGGTCAGTAAATATTGGATGGGGAATAGGGTCTAAAGCTTATTTCAGAACAAGTAATGATTTGCAAGATTGTGATGTCATATTTAAGACAAAGAAAGAATATGTTGCATACTATACCCAAGAAATGACTATGTTATATAATATAACTAGAAAATAG
- a CDS encoding C10 family peptidase, whose translation MKKLFYFLCAIASLFTIHSCTNDISEDFISQKKIKLTQDEVFSISYEETKDLEEKTLFDMVNAFANLQNGTTTRSNATSFKIVKESFINKEGEFKEQEQATRAINNDDITSKICEIEFTNGSSIGRAVVSANANFPAIIAFIPKCSSEKMMEQTGASKLLHASKASYLYNTIKMKEAVDSLRLPTLKKISKELEVPINEISYEKVKDNIVVIDAKPTTRSTAVQIGDIEMQILETSIFPLVKTNWGQEFPYNGAFGYNDLLDWVRTENGGKNYTAVPAGCVNIAMAQMMTYTHRRRIPQISFPNPDGHGSFIPNWDLMAQTPKIDDPGSSERGRGDAECLIIDLYRENHTTSKKDWDGAVIASEVSEVNMLKTMNKYFNYKPKASFNGDLAWAALRAGRLIMMLTSDHAFIISGMLITEKSIVTRQLVKNNDVYWHANLGWADECTGYYKLDSNANTCFEAKGIKEWCYKMDYLNNISVR comes from the coding sequence ATGAAAAAACTATTCTATTTTTTGTGTGCAATAGCCAGCCTATTCACCATTCATTCGTGTACGAATGATATTTCTGAAGATTTTATCTCTCAAAAGAAGATCAAACTTACACAAGATGAAGTCTTCAGCATCTCCTATGAGGAAACAAAAGATTTGGAAGAGAAAACTCTTTTTGATATGGTAAATGCTTTTGCTAATCTGCAAAACGGAACAACAACAAGAAGCAATGCAACTTCATTTAAAATTGTAAAAGAGAGTTTCATAAATAAAGAGGGAGAATTCAAAGAACAAGAACAAGCAACAAGAGCCATCAACAATGACGATATTACATCAAAAATTTGTGAAATCGAATTTACCAATGGCTCTTCTATCGGTCGTGCTGTGGTTTCAGCAAATGCAAATTTCCCTGCAATCATAGCCTTCATTCCTAAATGTAGTAGTGAAAAAATGATGGAGCAAACAGGAGCTAGTAAACTATTACATGCTTCAAAAGCAAGTTATCTATATAATACAATAAAGATGAAAGAAGCTGTAGACTCTTTGCGGCTCCCAACACTTAAGAAGATTAGTAAAGAACTAGAAGTACCTATAAATGAAATTTCTTATGAGAAAGTCAAAGATAATATAGTTGTTATTGATGCAAAGCCTACAACAAGATCAACTGCTGTACAAATAGGAGATATAGAAATGCAAATTCTTGAAACATCTATTTTTCCACTCGTGAAAACTAACTGGGGACAAGAATTTCCCTACAATGGAGCGTTCGGTTATAATGATTTACTTGATTGGGTAAGAACAGAAAATGGGGGAAAAAATTATACTGCAGTTCCCGCAGGATGCGTGAACATTGCTATGGCCCAAATGATGACGTATACCCACCGTCGTAGAATTCCACAAATTTCATTTCCTAATCCTGATGGACATGGTAGCTTTATTCCGAATTGGGATCTAATGGCACAAACTCCTAAGATTGATGATCCAGGATCTAGTGAGAGAGGACGCGGTGATGCAGAGTGTCTAATAATTGATCTTTACCGCGAAAATCATACAACCTCAAAAAAAGATTGGGATGGTGCCGTCATTGCAAGCGAAGTTTCTGAAGTAAACATGTTAAAGACAATGAATAAATATTTTAACTACAAACCTAAAGCCTCTTTTAATGGTGATTTAGCATGGGCAGCATTACGTGCAGGACGCTTAATTATGATGTTAACCTCCGATCATGCCTTCATCATCTCTGGCATGTTAATAACTGAAAAATCCATAGTTACCCGCCAATTAGTGAAGAATAACGATGTATACTGGCATGCCAACTTAGGATGGGCAGACGAGTGTACAGGTTACTATAAATTAGACAGTAATGCCAATACGTGTTTTGAAGCCAAAGGTATTAAAGAATGGTGCTACAAAATGGATTACTTAAATAATATTTCCGTAAGATAA